The genomic window AGAAGCCGAGGATTTCGGCGAACTCGCAGTTCCGCCACGTGTCCCAGCGGCCGTCCTCGGCGCCTTCACCGGCGGGGGTGCACATCGTCGCGAAAATCCGGTTCTCGGCGATGAACGAAAGGAAGTCGGCGTACCAGACGCGGTCGTAGTAGTCCTCGAGGAGACGGGCTTTGCCCTTGTGCTCGAAGAACGAGACGGTCTGCCGCATGACTTCGGCTGACCGTGCGTCGGGGTAGCGGTCCTTCAGGTCTCTCGGGTTCAGGAGGATCATCCCGAATCTTTACAACGAACGAGAGCGGAGGGGGAGAGACTGATCGTCAGAAGTTGATGGGCGGCCGGGCGAGGAAAATCGGAGAGGACCAGGCACGCTCGCCGGCGTCGGCGAGGCAGTCGTCCTGGTACGCGGTGGGAGGGCCGCCGAAGCAGGGGCGGACCTCGCGGCACGGGCCGTCTGACCTGTCTTCGCAGCGGAGTTGGGCACCGTTCACGGTGGGGGTCGGCTCCTGGATCGCGCGGACGTAGTACGTGGTGTCCCGACCGACGGTCTCGAACTCCTCGTCGGTGAAGCGCACGCGGCAGCCGTCCGGATCGTCGGGGCAGGAGAAGACGCGCCAGGGGTCCTCGATCAGGTTCTCGAGCGGTTCGCCTTCCCGGATCTGGGGGCGGATTCGTACGACTTCGATGCGGTCGATGCGGTGCCGCTCGTCGGAGGGCCGGTAGCACTCGCCGCGGCAGAGATGTTCGATCCGCTCCGGTCCGAGCGCGGCGATGGCATCGGGCGGGCATCCCGACTGTTGCCCGGGCGCACCGACCGCGCGGACCTCGAAGGTCGGGCTCGACGTGCGCTCGACCGACGCGCCCATGACGGCACCCGGTTCTTCTCCGGCGGGGAGGAGGTCAAACCACAGAAGCTGACGTCCGCCGCTCGTGCCGTAGACTTCCTTGCGCTCGAGTGCGTCCCAGATCGCTTCGCGGCTCCGACCGTCACTGTGCACGGCGACGAGTCCGCCGAGACCGAAGTAGGAGGCGAACCGTTCAAAGTAGGGCGTCGCCGGGATGCTCTCGATCTTCCGCGCGCGCGGTTCCGGATTCGGCGGGGGCCACGGCGGCGCGAGTTGCCCGAGGCCGGCGTCGGTCATCTCGCGTCGATTGATCTCCTTGTAGCCGGTTCCGGGTCGAGCGGTGTGGTTGTCGCTCGACGCGAGCAACCCGAACCGAAACCGCTTCGGCGGACCCGGCCCGGAGAAGTCGCTGATCGCGAGCGCGTACTGGGTGGAGCCACCGGGGCGATGGTTGTAGGCGGGCATGTAGCAATCGGTGCACTGTCCCGCGTCGAGCCAATCTTCGACCGTGCTGCCCGGCACGACGTGGTGCCCGGCGTCGCCGGCTTCGACGTGAAGCGCCCGCGCCTCGGCGGCACGCGTCTCGCACTCCTCGTCGCTCTCCCCCGCTCTCGAGCAGCGCTCGCGGATGATCTCGCCCGCGCGCCAGCATTCCGGAGTGTAGCCGCGCGAGGGTGGGGGACAGCGGAGCTCACCGTTCTCGTCGATCTCGAGGGCGCGCCAGTTCCGATACTCCTCGGAGTTGCCGTGGCCGGAGAACACCTCGACCAGGTATTCGTGTTTCTCGGGGTTGGTGTGCGCGCGGAGCTGCTTGTCCCAACTGGACAGGGGTGGCGTGTAGAAACCCCAACTGTTGCCGTGTGGAATCACGACGTACGGGAATCCCCAGTCGTCGAGCTTCTCGAACAACTCGCCCGGCGTCGGAGCGCTCTCCTGGCAGTCCGGCGGGAGATCGCGGGTCGGAACGCCCCGGGGGCAGGTCTCCAACTTGTCCCGGTCCTGGAGGAAGCGCGCAAAGTCCAGGTAGCGCTGTCGCTCGCCGCCGGGCGCGGTGGTGATCAGGAGAAGCCGCAGCGGGAGCGTGTACGGATTGAACTCGGTCGGAAACAGCGTCTCCCGTGAGCTGATCGGGCGCATGGGGACGGCGTCGCTCGCCGTGTCGCGCAGCACGACGTTCTTGTGCCCGTAGTGCTCCTCGGGGGTAGGGCCGATCTGGGTCCACTCCCAGCCGAGGAAGCTCACGAGGTCCGGGGATGTCTCCTCTCCGGAGACGGCGTTGCACTGCTCGATGACGCTCTTGGT from Candidatus Binatia bacterium includes these protein-coding regions:
- a CDS encoding DUF3604 domain-containing protein, producing MRRGLKRLSLLVALLAIVGTMAGRGWFGTPQEAGEVARSARPADIVRARIETEGQAARAIGTDAPKQILFGDLHVHTTFSFDAYSISLPMYQGEGAHPPADACDFARHCAALDFWSINDHAEGLTPKQWQETKSVIEQCNAVSGEETSPDLVSFLGWEWTQIGPTPEEHYGHKNVVLRDTASDAVPMRPISSRETLFPTEFNPYTLPLRLLLITTAPGGERQRYLDFARFLQDRDKLETCPRGVPTRDLPPDCQESAPTPGELFEKLDDWGFPYVVIPHGNSWGFYTPPLSSWDKQLRAHTNPEKHEYLVEVFSGHGNSEEYRNWRALEIDENGELRCPPPSRGYTPECWRAGEIIRERCSRAGESDEECETRAAEARALHVEAGDAGHHVVPGSTVEDWLDAGQCTDCYMPAYNHRPGGSTQYALAISDFSGPGPPKRFRFGLLASSDNHTARPGTGYKEINRREMTDAGLGQLAPPWPPPNPEPRARKIESIPATPYFERFASYFGLGGLVAVHSDGRSREAIWDALERKEVYGTSGGRQLLWFDLLPAGEEPGAVMGASVERTSSPTFEVRAVGAPGQQSGCPPDAIAALGPERIEHLCRGECYRPSDERHRIDRIEVVRIRPQIREGEPLENLIEDPWRVFSCPDDPDGCRVRFTDEEFETVGRDTTYYVRAIQEPTPTVNGAQLRCEDRSDGPCREVRPCFGGPPTAYQDDCLADAGERAWSSPIFLARPPINF